One genomic window of Scylla paramamosain isolate STU-SP2022 chromosome 20, ASM3559412v1, whole genome shotgun sequence includes the following:
- the LOC135110756 gene encoding collagen alpha-1(XIII) chain-like codes for MKIIKHPVGPETLTRRRKVQKSGLSQDLTSPLLPPQAPGTDQLPAASPPQDLNTKDGGKELRCEKNTCENNKETRRQPRRRRERRRKKRRRRRRRRRRRRRRRRREKYCKGGICFCETGSCPSASCQSGLCAAVGPPGPPGAPGQPGHGGQPGEPGHKGDSGGPGEPGHWGDPGQPGEKGEPGYPGEPGQIGVSGQPGEPGQKGDPGYTGEPGQTGEPGHPGEPGQRVEPGEWKQPDEPGTLDSSCGPGGNCKYEYEYVYVDDDSEDGHDGLEDAPDFEEDTGDFEDEADGLDGTAGDDDNTGDQEDDTGGHKDKTGGPEEVIKELKKTR; via the coding sequence ATGAAAATCATCAAACACCCAGTGGGCCCTGAAACACTCACAAGGCGCCGGAAGGTTCAAAAGTCTGGCCTCTCACAAGACCTAACCTCACCGCTGCTGCCACCCCAGGCACCCGGCACAGACCAGCTCCCCGCGGCCTCCCCACCTCAGGACCTCAACacgaaagatggaggaaaggaattaAGATGCGAGAAAAACACGTGTGAAAAcaataaggaaacaagaagacaaCCCAGACGACGACGTGAACGCcgcagaaagaagaggaggaggaggagaaggaggagaaggaggaggaggaggaggaggagaagggagaagtacTGTAAAGGTGGTATCTGTTTTTGTGAAACCGGTTCCTGTCCATCCGCTTCCTGTCAGTCTGGGCTGTGTGCCGCAGTGGGCCCGCCCGGCCCGCCCGGAGCTCCTGGCCAACCAGGCCACGGGGGCCAGCCAGGAGAACCAGGTCATAAAGGTGACTCAGGTGGACCAGGCGAACCAGGTCACTGGGGCGACCCAGGTCAGCCCGGTGAAAAAGGTGAGCCAGGCTATCCAGGTGAACCGGGCCAGATAGGTGTATCAGGTCAGCCAGGTGAACCAGGTCAAAAGGGTGACCCAGGCTATACTGGCGAACCAGGTCAGACAGGCGAGCCAGGTCACCCGGGAGAGCCAGGTCAACGAGTCGAACCAGGTGAATGGAAACAACCAGACGAACCAGGCACGCTGGACAGTTCATGTGGACCAGGCGGTAACTGTAAGTATGAGTACGAGTATGTGTACGTGGATGACGACAGCGAGGACGGGCACGACGGCTTGGAGGACGCTCCGGACTTTGAGGAGGATACTGGTGACTTCGAGGATGAGGCTGATGGCCTTGATGGTACTGCTGGCGACGATGACAATACTGGTGACCAAGAGGATGATACTGGTGGCCACAAAGATAAAACTGGTGGCCCCGAAgaagtcattaaggagcttaaaaagactagataa
- the LOC135110369 gene encoding uncharacterized protein LOC135110369, whose amino-acid sequence MKLFGKLWGAERGRTVSHFLYITLSLALTPSLPPALSFIPDMSARRLVTWVVMVMVMVMVVTAEAKTLEEWMEVPAVDGDDGKGERWSRGSGKERNDNDNEVTGSDDDSGTSYSDKYDEMTYRNTGREHDSEMSYSDKEKENDSETYNADTDDNSDMNSNENELDGSGEVHQEEEDEEDKKEKKRLTITFINTTHSPTNTTDSHQPRLLGHLHYLLKPIIDVFLYTFTNTHEPPSEPLEPPETPLPLLPLPRNLPSQSLSTPIPRSGTPTPSPPLLNLSPSSQTAPTTSGQFKPYCKVCIRATSHAKPQLPPLLLFLMGRLNKTTQTDRRRKEAGRVHRKKENVKQTDKDDHKLKQKRRILINHRSSSPAPFQRQNKDFPVPLPAMKREKELRKENIKRRHKRSIQYKDSKEEDETEDGARKNGKRRGKHNKHTEKEYIKKEGPESYSEESRHERQREAAPRNKAKSRPKYSSAEMTTGRFKPKEVKPKDANFQKHKENDEVEEFSSQRDAFKKHLNHPHKETGKLSHTWKKKRRGTTDDGKANRLTKQEEDMLAAVNEIYNPPLLKYVDVDGMLAEDNDSTMKKDGDEKGGSYATSSDKEGEEEGKKADIDAAAADEREDKNIDENYEYDYEYYDSDITGTTQEKVMREETKQDQEGNVQDDEKDEDEKYNHQSASVDEGKVDKEKKDGSHKYKYENEDAEMSEEQDYENGHADGDVSYEEEVKGESEVKADEAVAVDTDADVNEGREDEENGKLHYYQHYYEDRKRNDKVNDVPTDPGVTEDEAGAAEAAAYSRQTYERTPMLVTRAWQSNPTFPPPSIISNALEIPGGAVPEANQYLGPPVSPQVDPLTARTVESILAGLKPGMVPSLGPGMGPGMGPQIKPDMLSGILPGMGSGIGPQIKPGMMPDTVPGMGQGIVSGMKTRTVPNYVPGMGLGTGPNIRTGIEPSINSQTQLAMLQGMGPGTVPYMGASMGYVPQGIGLGMSQLGIGMGLGMGPGVGQGWQGWRQQWAVPVGWAGAGRRASWPRSSRDWWPRMVSVKGQDRRRRGG is encoded by the exons ATGAAACTGTTTGGGAAACTTTGGGGtgcagagagaggaaggactgtTTCTCACTTCCTGTATATTacactctccctcgctctcactccctcacttcctcccgctctctccttcatcccggACATG AGTGCTAGACGGCTGGTGacatgggtggtgatggtgatggtgatggtgatggtggtgacggcggaGGCTAAAACGCTGGAGGAGTGGATGGAGGTTCCTGcggttgatggtgatgatggtaaggGTGAGAGATGGAGCAGAGGCagcgggaaggagaggaatgataatgataatgaagtgaCAGGcagtgatgatgacagtggGACAAGTTACAGTGACAAATATGATGAGATGACATACAGAAACACAGGTAGGGAGCATGACAGTGAGATGAGTTACAgtgacaaggagaaagaaaatgatagtgAGACTTATAATGCAGACACAGATGATAACAGTGACATGAATAGCAATGAGAATGAGTTGGATGGCAGTGGTGAGGtgcatcaggaggaggaagatgaggaggacaaaaaggagaagaaaagactcACCATAACTTTCATAAACACAACTCACTCACCAACAAACACCACAGACTCACACCAGCCTCGACTTCTCGGTCACCTGCACTATTTACTCAAGCCGATCATTGACGTTTTCTTGTACACATTCACCAACACTCATGAACCCCCCAGTGAACCACTCGAACCACCTGAGACACCCCTGCCACTCCTTCCACTACCCAGAAACCTTCCATCTCAGTCACTCTCAACACCCATACCCAGATCTGgtacaccaacaccatcaccaccactattaaatCTGTCGCCGTCATCACAAACGGCCCCCACAACCTCAGGGCAATTTAAACCTTACTGCAAGGTGTGTATAAGGGCCACATCGCATGCTAAGCCACaactacctcctctcctcttgttcctGATGGGGAGGCTGAACAAAACTACACAAACCGatcgaagaaggaaggaggccgGAAGAGtacatagaaagaaggaaaatgtgaagcagacagacaaggaTGATCATAAACTTAAACAGAAACGCCGTATTCTTATCAATCACAGGTCCTCATCACCTGCACCTTTTCAGCGTCAAAATAAAG ATTTTCCCGTGCCTCTGCCtgcaatgaagagagaaaaggagctgcggaaggaaaatataaagagaagaCATAAGAGAAGCATTCAATACAAAGACagcaaggaagaagatgaaacgGAGGATGGTgcaagaaagaatggaaagagaagagggaaacatAACAAACACACGGAGAAGGAgtacataaagaaagaaggtcCAGAAAGTTACTCAGAAGAAAGTAGACACGAAAGGCAACGAGAGGCAGCACCAAGAAACAAAGCGAAATCAAGACCCAAATATTCCTCAGCAGAAATGACGACTGGAAGATTTAAACCCAAAGAAGTTAAGCCAAAGGACGCAAACTTccagaaacacaaagaaaatgatgaagtcGAGGAATTTTCAAGTCAAAGAGATGCGTTTAAAAAGCACTTGAATCACCCACATAAGGAGACAGGTAAATTAAGCCACacctggaagaagaagagacgcgGCACTACTGACGATGGGAAAGCTAACAGACTAacgaagcaggaggaagacatGCTAGCAGCGGTGAATGAAATATACAACCCACCACTTTTGAAATACGTGGATGTAGACGGTATGCTGGCGGAAGATAACGATAGCACGATGAAGAAAGATGGCGATGAAAAGGGTGGGAGTTATGCTACATCAAGTGATaaagagggtgaggaagaaggtaaaaagGCTGACATTGATGCTGCCGCTGCGGacgaaagagaagacaagaatattgatgaaaattatgagTATGATTATGAGTACTATGATTCAGATATCACGGGGACAACTCAGGAGAAGGTCATGCGTGAGGAAACTAAACAGGACCAAGAAGGGAATGTTCAAGATGacgagaaagatgaagatgaaaaatacaacCACCAGAGTGCTTcggtggatgaaggaaaggtagataaagagaaaaaagacggaAGCCACAAGTATAAATATGAAAACGAAGATGCAGAAATGAGTGAAGAACAGGACTATGAGAATGGACATGCCGATGGTGATGTAAGTtacgaggaagaggtgaagggcgAGAGTGAAGTGAAGGCAGACGAAGCGGTGGCTGTTGACACTGATGCAGATGTGAATGAAGGGcgggaagacgaagaaaacggcAAATTACATTACTATCAACACTACTACGAGGATAGAAAACGGAATGATAAAGTGAACGACGTGCCAACTGACCCTGGAGTTACTGAAGACgaagcaggagcagcagaagcGGCAGCATATAGTAGACAGACATACGAACGGACACCCATGCTTGTAACACGTGCGTGGCAGAGTAACCCAACTTTTCCACCGCCCTCTATCATCAGTAACGCCCTCGAAATACCTGGCGGCGCTGTACCTGAGGCCAATCAGTACCTAGGGCCCCCAGTCTCGCCACAGGTAGACCCCCTTACGGCCAGGACTGTGGAGAGCATCCTGGCGGGACTCAAACCTGGAATGGTGCCGAGTTTAGGGCCAGGAATGGGACCAGGAATGGGGCCACAAATCAAACCAGACATGCTCTCAGGTATATTGCCGGGAATGGGATCAGGAATAGGGCCACAAATTAAGCCAGGTATGATGCCAGATACAGTGCCAGGAATGGGACAAGGAATAGTATCTGGTATGAAGACAAGAACAGTGCCAAATTACGTGCCAGGAATGGGATTAGGAACAGGGCCAAATATAAGGACAGGAATAGAGCCAAGTATAAATTCTCAAACACAACTTGCCATGCTGCAGGGAATGGGACCAGGCACAGTGCCATATATGGGAGCAAGTATGGGGTATGTTCCACAAGGAATAGGGTTAGGAATGAGTCAGTTGGGGATTGGAATGGGACTTGGAATGGGACCAGGAGTGGGGCAGGGGTGGCAGGGGTGGAGGCAGCAGTGGGCAGTACCGGTAGGGtgggcgggggcggggcggagAGCATCCTGGCCACGCTCCTCGAGGGACTGGTGGCCGAGAATGGTGAGTGTGAAGGGGCAGGACAGGAGGCGCCGTGGAGGGTAG